A genomic stretch from Corynebacterium terpenotabidum Y-11 includes:
- a CDS encoding alpha/beta hydrolase fold domain-containing protein encodes MSLSMRLTAAQLHRTRHPLWSSADKVREHMALPRHSAPVPHEFYQVNHVVTDQVSVPAGTFTVHHLVPATDAPRDTPLDICVYLHGGAYINGLDDRHWSFLTDLAAGGMKVIVPDYGLAPGFGATAARDLLDTVLTRAAEEAAGTGHRLCLAGDSAGGGLALGWLLTTSRTGAAAAIDRIGLISPWLDVTCTTPGLDALIGSDPWLHPAGLRIAGAAWASEVGPDHPLVSPLTASDDLLQTLPDVGIWTGTRDILHADATVLTDRLAALDGRTGRADRTEVSPGAIHVHPLTRTPEGRAARRDIVAWLARRN; translated from the coding sequence ATGAGCCTGTCGATGCGCCTGACCGCCGCACAACTGCACCGCACCCGCCACCCACTCTGGTCCTCGGCGGACAAGGTCCGGGAGCACATGGCACTCCCCCGCCACTCGGCCCCCGTCCCCCACGAGTTCTACCAGGTCAACCATGTCGTCACGGACCAGGTCAGCGTCCCGGCGGGGACCTTCACCGTCCATCACCTCGTCCCGGCGACCGATGCGCCCCGTGACACTCCGCTGGACATCTGCGTCTACCTCCACGGCGGCGCCTACATCAACGGGCTCGATGACCGGCACTGGTCGTTCCTCACCGACCTCGCCGCCGGTGGCATGAAGGTCATCGTCCCCGATTACGGCCTGGCACCCGGATTTGGTGCCACCGCCGCCCGCGACCTGCTCGACACCGTCCTCACCCGGGCGGCCGAGGAGGCGGCGGGGACCGGGCACCGACTGTGCCTCGCCGGAGACTCCGCCGGTGGCGGCCTGGCCCTCGGATGGCTGCTCACCACCTCCCGTACCGGGGCAGCCGCAGCGATCGACCGGATCGGTCTTATCTCCCCCTGGCTCGACGTCACCTGCACCACTCCAGGCCTCGACGCCCTCATCGGATCCGACCCCTGGCTGCACCCCGCCGGGCTGCGCATCGCCGGGGCAGCGTGGGCGAGCGAGGTCGGCCCAGACCACCCGCTGGTCAGCCCGTTGACCGCCTCCGACGACCTGCTCCAGACACTGCCTGATGTCGGGATCTGGACCGGTACCCGGGACATTCTCCATGCCGACGCCACCGTCCTCACCGACCGGTTGGCCGCCCTCGACGGCCGGACCGGTCGCGCGGACCGGACCGAGGTCAGTCCCGGTGCCATCCATGTCCATCCACTGACCCGCACCCCGGAAGGTCGGGCCGCCCGGCGGGATATCGTGGCCTGGTTAGCCCGCCGGAATTAG
- a CDS encoding pyridoxal phosphate-dependent aminotransferase, with the protein MGQMSPIPKHPAELRPLDQSTKLQNVLYEIRGPVNAEAERMEADGHRILKLNTGNPAAFGFDAPDTIVQDMIAGLPYAAGYSQSKGIPSARRAVVARYEVIPDFPPFTMNDVYLGNGVSELITMVTQAMLNDGDEILIPSPDYPLWTAATTLAGGKAVHYLCDEENDWAPSIEDIESKVTPRTKAIVIINPNNPTGAVYSREVLERIVDVARRHSLVLLSDEIYDKILYDDAVHVNTACLAPDLLCITFNGLSKAYRAAGFRAGWMVLTGPKEHARGFIEGIELLCSTRLCANVPAQYGIQVALSGRQSIDDLVLPGGRLLEQRNVAWEKLNAIPGVSCVKPMGALYAFPKLDPNVHEIHDDEQFMFDLLRSEKIQLVQGTGMNWPTPDHFRVVTLPWARDLSEAIDRLGNFLASYKQ; encoded by the coding sequence ATGGGACAGATGAGCCCGATTCCGAAACACCCCGCGGAGCTCCGTCCCCTGGACCAGTCGACGAAGCTCCAGAATGTCCTCTATGAGATCCGCGGTCCGGTGAATGCCGAAGCCGAAAGGATGGAGGCCGACGGCCACCGAATCCTCAAGCTCAACACCGGCAACCCGGCAGCCTTCGGATTCGATGCCCCGGACACGATCGTCCAGGACATGATCGCCGGCCTGCCCTACGCGGCTGGCTACTCCCAGTCCAAGGGCATCCCGTCCGCCCGCCGGGCCGTTGTCGCCCGCTACGAGGTCATCCCCGATTTCCCTCCGTTCACCATGAACGACGTCTACCTCGGCAACGGCGTCTCCGAGCTCATCACCATGGTCACCCAGGCGATGCTCAACGACGGCGACGAGATCCTCATCCCGTCCCCGGACTACCCACTGTGGACAGCAGCGACGACCCTCGCCGGCGGCAAGGCGGTCCACTACCTCTGCGACGAGGAGAACGACTGGGCCCCATCGATCGAGGACATCGAGTCCAAGGTCACCCCGCGGACCAAGGCCATCGTCATCATCAACCCGAACAATCCGACGGGTGCGGTGTACAGCCGCGAGGTCCTGGAACGCATCGTCGACGTGGCCCGTCGGCACTCCCTGGTGCTGCTCTCCGACGAGATCTACGACAAGATCCTCTACGATGACGCCGTTCACGTGAACACCGCGTGTCTGGCCCCCGACCTCCTGTGCATCACCTTCAACGGACTGTCGAAGGCCTACCGTGCCGCCGGTTTCCGTGCCGGGTGGATGGTGCTCACCGGACCGAAGGAACACGCCCGCGGCTTCATCGAAGGCATCGAACTGCTGTGCTCGACCCGGTTGTGCGCCAATGTGCCCGCCCAGTACGGCATCCAGGTCGCCCTGTCGGGACGCCAGTCGATCGACGACCTGGTACTGCCGGGCGGCCGTCTGCTCGAGCAGCGCAATGTCGCCTGGGAGAAGCTCAATGCGATTCCCGGGGTGAGCTGCGTCAAACCGATGGGTGCGCTCTACGCCTTCCCGAAGCTGGACCCGAACGTCCACGAGATCCACGACGACGAGCAGTTCATGTTCGACCTGCTCCGGTCCGAGAAGATCCAGCTGGTCCAGGGCACCGGGATGAACTGGCCGACCCCCGACCACTTCCGGGTGGTCACCCTGCCCTGGGCCCGGGACCTCTCTGAGGCGATCGACCGGCTCGGAAACTTCCTCGCAAGCTACAAGCAGTAG